The following coding sequences lie in one Cannabis sativa cultivar Pink pepper isolate KNU-18-1 chromosome 5, ASM2916894v1, whole genome shotgun sequence genomic window:
- the LOC115694731 gene encoding uncharacterized protein LOC115694731 translates to MSQDFQSIVHSGVGNHILIDHSVQGVCASCQKILSEDNEATDDLETICICGDCKFLYSEDLDTPSRGSRRRRPLSQRRTRYSSSESSENTFSQQFSHVINLVRQNQPTISAFEDFLGEGDPIGKLLHQTSSRNSPRWSRRWRRMLIPSDAKSEDSDNVDSLFADNESNVSFGCHKTLQGDNDVISCSTYGGDYDASEDLHGFLDSEMYTQSIEGSDFDSDTDIDPMHVGLNLWNSDDLGSGGEAEDEEDGGEWDKGHAEDDMIPSPDARPRSRNFSYSSQSERMAHSESDDTIIWESRESNQTYAHNIFANLEPAWMADVGQSTNYLDGRGLEELLQHLVEDDNSRHEMPPTELSFTNSLPRVIINEEHEKQLDGVACAICKDMLPIGAEVNQLPCKHLYHPSCILPWLQSRNSCPLCRYELPIDDKDYEEEKSDTRSRVEVEISTRPQNVPEDYISVRGSLFSDRAEEEIEFNEGRLEQRELQDVELESNSSGDPSSRRRWVFLTAAPVVGLVGIFFVLWLGNLGTERRGSSIALRPLPQHSHQNLEITGPSSNGRENKSWRWWSLF, encoded by the coding sequence ATGTCACAAGATTTTCAATCTATTGTCCACAGTGGTGTGGGCAATCATATATTGATTGACCATTCTGTTCAGGGAGTATGTGCATCGTGCCAAAAAATCCTTTCAGAAGATAATGAGGCAACTGATGATCTGGAAACGATTTGCATTTGTGGTGATTGTAAATTTTTGTACTCTGAAGATCTGGATACCCCATCACGTGGATCTCGTAGAAGGAGACCACTAAGCCAAAGAAGAACCAGGTATAGCAGTAGTGAGTCCTCAGAAAATACTTTTTCGCAACAATTCTCACATGTGATTAATCTGGTGAGGCAAAATCAGCCAACCATCTCTGCATTTGAGGATTTTCTAGGAGAAGGTGATCCTATTGGCAAGTTATTGCATCAGACAAGTTCTCGTAATAGTCCAAGGTGGTCTAGAAGATGGAGGCGGATGCTCATTCCCTCTGATGCTAAAAGTGAAGATTCAGATAATGTGGATTCTTTATTTGCTGATAATGAATCTAATGTCAGTTTTGGATGTCACAAGACATTACAAGGTGACAATGATGTCATTTCTTGTAGTACTTACGGAGGAGACTATGATGCTTCAGAAGATCTCCATGGCTTTCTGGACTCAGAGATGTATACTCAATCAATAGAAGGTAGTGATTTCGACAGTGACACTGATATTGATCCAATGCATGTTGGGCTTAATCTTTGGAACTCAGATGATCTAGGAAGTGGAGGAGAAGcagaagacgaagaagatgGTGGTGAGTGGGACAAGGGCCATGCTGAGGACGACATGATTCCATCCCCAGATGCCAGACCTCGTAGTAGGAACTTTTCATATTCTAGTCAAAGTGAACGAATGGCTCATTCTGAATCTGATGATACTATAATTTGGGAAAGTAGGGAAAGCAATCAAACATATGCCCATAACATCTTTGCGAACTTAGAACCAGCTTGGATGGCTGATGTTGGACAATCTACAAATTATCTTGATGGGAGAGGCTTGGAAGAGCTTCTTCAGCATCTGGTTGAGGATGACAACTCAAGACATGAAATGCCACCTACAGAGTTATCTTTTACGAATAGCCTACCTCGTGTTATCATTAATGAGGAGCATGAGAAGCAGCTTGATGGCGTAGCTTGTGCAATTTGCAAGGATATGCTACCGATTGGTGCTGAGGTGAATCAACTTCCCTGCAAACATCTCTATCACCCTTCATGTATATTGCCATGGTTGCAGTCTCGAAATTCATGCCCCCTTTGTAGATACGAGCTACCAATTGACGACAAAGATTATGAAGAGGAGAAGAGTGACACTAGGAGTAGAGTGGAAGTGGAGATCAGCACTCGCCCCCAGAATGTACCAGAGGACTATATCTCTGTACGAGGTAGCTTGTTCTCTGACAGAGCAGAGGaagaaatagaatttaatgagggTAGATTAGAGCAGAGAGAGCTACAGGATGTGGAACTAGAATCAAATAGCTCTGGAGATCCGAGTAGTAGGAGAAGATGGGTTTTTCTTACAGCTGCTCCAGTTGTCGGTCTTGTGGGCATTTTTTTTGTCTTGTGGTTAGGAAATCTTGGAACAGAAAGAAGAGGTTCTTCAATTGCCCTTCGACCCCTTCCACAACATAGCCACCAAAATCTCGAAATTACTGGCCCCTCATCCAACGGTAGGGAGAATAAGAGCTGGAGATGGTGGTCACTGTTCTAA